In a single window of the Thunnus albacares chromosome 1, fThuAlb1.1, whole genome shotgun sequence genome:
- the LOC122986161 gene encoding transient receptor potential cation channel subfamily M member 1-like isoform X2 — protein MDSRGRRGTNGSIKRSSIKRSTSSGSRKVQRAWIERTFQKRECIQIIPGKDASRCSCGQLVTQHTSIPSGPREDGAPLVQLDVQPAERWNPLKHTQTRPTDAYGILEFQEGGHVNKAMYIRVSYDSKPDSLLHLMVKDWQLELPTLLISIHGGLQNFDLPPKLKQVFGKGLIKAAVTTGAWIFTGGVSTGVIRHVGDALKDHSSKSRGKVCAIGIAPWGIIENKDDLIGRDVTRPYQTMSNPLSKLSVVNSSHSHFILADNGTSGKYGAEVRLRRQLEKHIALQKINTRLGQGVPVVCLILEGGPNVISIVLESLKEEPPVPVVVCDGSGRASDIISFAHRYCEDDGVVSDSVKDQLLVTIQKTFNYSRSQALQIFLMVMECMKKRALSDADRKQRHGFIL, from the exons ATGGAcagcagagggagaagagggaCTAACGGATCGATCAAACGTTCATCCATCAAACGCAGCACGTCGTCTGGATCTCGGAAG gtTCAGAGAGCGTGGATCGAGAGAACCTTCCAGAAGAGAGAATGTATCCAGATTATTCCCGGAAAAGATGCCAGCAG GTGTAGTTGTGGTCAGCTGGTGACGCAGCACACCTCCATCCCCTCGGGACCCAGAGAGGACGGAGCCCCGCTGGTTCAGTTGGATGTCCAACCTGCAGAACGATGGAACCCCCTCAAACACACTCAGACCAGGCCCACCGACGCCTACGGTATCCTCGAGTTCCAGGAAGGAGGTCACGTCAACAAGGCCATG taTATCCGGGTGTCCTATGATTCGAAGCCAGACAGTCTTCTCCACCTGATGGTGAAGGACTGGCAGCTGGAGCTCCCCACGCTGCTCATCTCCATCCATGGAGGCCTGCAGAACTTTGACCTTCCCCCCAAACTGAAGCAGGTCTTTGGGAAGGGACTGATCAAAGCTGCCGTCACCACCGGAGCCTGGATCTTCACCGGGGGAGTCAGCACCG GAGTGATCCGTCATGTTGGAGACGCTCTGAAGGATCATTCGTCGAAGTCCAGAGGGAAAGTCTGCGCCATCGGCATCGCGCCGTGGGGGATCATCGAGAACAAAGATGACCTGATCGGGAGAGAC GTGACGCGGCCCTATCAGACCATGTCCAACCCGCTCAGCAAGCTGTCGGTCGTGAATAGCAGCCACTCCCACTTCATCCTGGCCGATAACGGGACGAGCGGGAAGTACGGCGCCGAGGTCCGCCTCCGCCGGCAGCTGGAGAAGCACATCGCTCTGCAGAAGATCAACACAC GTCTGGGTCAGGGGGTCCCGGTGGTCTGCCTGATCCTGGAGGGGGGTCCCAACGTGATCTCCATCGTGTTGGAGAGTCTGAAGGAGGAGCCTCCGGTCCCCGTAGTGGTTTGTGACGGTAGCGGCCGAGCTTCTGACATCATTTCCTTCGCTCACAGATACTGCGAGGACGACGG GGTGGTGAGCGACAGCGTCAAAGATCAGCTGCTGGTCACCATCCAGAAAACCTTCAACTACAGCCGCAGCCAGGCGCTGCAGATCTTCCTCATGGTGATGGAGTGCATGAAGAAGAGAGCGCTG AGCGACGCCGACAGGAAACAACGACACGGTTTCATCCTGTAA